In Pedobacter heparinus DSM 2366, the following are encoded in one genomic region:
- a CDS encoding DEAD/DEAH box helicase, producing the protein MLFKELNLIEPILNALQTEGYTQPTPIQEQAIPSILQNRDLLGCAQTGTGKTAAFAIPMLQLLSKPHTNTKIHKVIKALVLTPTRELAIQIEESFKAYGKNLPIRHLVIFGGVGQKAQTDALHRGVDILVATPGRLLDLMNQGFINLRDIEIFVLDEADRMLDMGFIHDVKKVIAKLPAKRQTLFFSATMPKEIQGLADTILTNPVKVEVTPVSSTAEKIRQEIFYVEKGDKKGLLMHILQDKTIETALVFARTKHGADRIVKDLIKVGVKAEAIHGNKSQNARQRALTNFKAKTTRILVATDIAARGIDVDELSHVINYELPNIPETYVHRIGRTGRAGLSGTALSFCDAEEKEFLDDIEKLIGLKLPVTEDHPFAMSWQSLLSGAAAAKTKGKTKPSRGQRSERTSRPEKKEHEPNLSGAKKTPGGSGNRRWWKK; encoded by the coding sequence TTGTTATTCAAAGAATTAAACCTGATTGAGCCCATTTTAAACGCGCTGCAAACAGAAGGTTATACACAACCTACCCCCATACAAGAACAAGCCATTCCATCTATACTACAAAACAGAGATTTATTAGGCTGTGCACAAACAGGAACAGGAAAAACTGCTGCTTTTGCCATCCCTATGCTGCAACTGTTAAGTAAACCACACACCAACACCAAGATCCATAAGGTTATTAAAGCCCTGGTACTAACACCAACCCGCGAGCTGGCTATACAAATTGAAGAAAGTTTTAAAGCTTATGGCAAAAACCTTCCGATCAGGCATCTCGTGATATTTGGCGGGGTAGGACAAAAAGCACAAACCGATGCCCTGCACAGAGGTGTAGACATCCTGGTTGCTACCCCTGGCCGTTTATTGGACCTAATGAACCAAGGCTTTATCAACTTACGTGATATTGAAATTTTTGTGTTGGATGAAGCCGACAGGATGCTCGATATGGGTTTTATACACGACGTAAAGAAAGTGATTGCCAAACTACCGGCTAAAAGGCAAACCTTATTCTTCTCGGCCACCATGCCAAAGGAAATACAGGGTCTGGCCGATACCATTCTTACCAACCCGGTTAAAGTAGAAGTTACCCCCGTGTCTTCCACTGCAGAAAAAATCCGGCAGGAGATCTTTTATGTAGAGAAAGGTGACAAAAAGGGCCTGCTGATGCACATTTTACAGGACAAAACCATTGAAACAGCCTTGGTATTTGCCCGTACAAAACATGGTGCAGATCGTATTGTGAAAGACCTGATCAAAGTAGGAGTAAAAGCAGAAGCCATACATGGCAACAAATCGCAGAATGCACGACAACGGGCATTGACAAATTTCAAAGCTAAAACAACACGTATTCTTGTGGCTACAGACATTGCTGCGCGTGGTATTGATGTGGATGAACTTAGCCATGTGATCAATTACGAATTGCCAAACATTCCCGAAACTTATGTACACCGTATCGGACGCACCGGCCGTGCAGGCTTAAGTGGCACTGCCCTATCGTTCTGTGATGCAGAAGAGAAAGAATTTTTAGATGATATAGAAAAACTGATAGGCCTCAAACTTCCGGTAACAGAAGACCATCCTTTTGCTATGAGCTGGCAAAGCCTGCTTTCGGGTGCCGCTGCAGCAAAAACAAAGGGCAAAACCAAACCTTCAAGAGGCCAGCGATCTGAAAGAACTTCCCGACCGGAAAAGAAAGAACATGAACCCAATTTAAGTGGTGCAAAAAAAACACCTGGTGGAAGTGGGAACCGCCGTTGGTGGAAGAAATAA
- a CDS encoding BamA/TamA family outer membrane protein, with product MTIRIRFSLFILACLTLAACSTTRSLKPGQILYTGAEIRINPDSSVKIADQKSVKENLLDKTRPKPNSAFLGIKYGLMIYNLAGEPKKPTGGIRNWLRKKGQAPVLLSEVKLPYNNAVLTSYLISQGYLQSNVAGDTVIKGKKGKAIYTANTGIRYKINSVTFPKDSGGLTRIVNEHKDKTLLKAGNFYDLDIFKNERERIDNDLKEQGYFYFSPDYLILQVDSTIGKNLVDIRVKVKDIAPDAGLKPYTIKNINIFPNYSLRRDSALRKSAPEIYNDFRIYDPRHTFKPLLFNRLVFFKKDELYNRKDHNQSLNRMVNIGAFQAVKAEFVPIDSFRNDQLDLNIYLTPLKKNSLTFSVTGTSKSNNFVGSEVKLTQTTRNLFRGAEQLDVSASGGFESQFGSGASQGLNSYSFTAEGKLTFPRFITPFKEINSTNAYIPKTVALLSYQLLHRGSLYNINSFKGQYGYKWNENKYKEHAFNPISVNYVTSGLLTSDSAKKDSILNVTPGLINVLEKQFIIGSTYSFTYTNQFEDYRRNTMYLNATLETGGNVWGMFAGKNKEGNKAIAGIALNRFVRIEADFRDYFKVTKTVTWANRIDLGYGYAYGNQTTLPFVRQFFAGGTNDIRAWAARSIGPGTYYYKNDPAVVNSNYIDQSGDIKALISSELRFKMVSRLYGAAFVDAGNIWLRKKNPEDKRQGTEFQLKNALNEFAVGTGAGLRVDASIFVIRLDVAFPIRKPYNEEGKRWVLNEVDFGSGAWRKDNLVYNIGIGYPF from the coding sequence ATGACAATACGAATTAGATTCAGCTTATTTATACTTGCATGTTTAACTTTGGCCGCCTGCAGTACAACCCGGAGTTTAAAGCCCGGCCAGATTTTATATACAGGTGCCGAGATACGGATCAATCCGGATTCTTCGGTAAAAATTGCTGATCAGAAATCCGTTAAAGAAAACTTACTGGATAAAACCAGGCCAAAGCCAAACAGCGCTTTCCTGGGGATAAAATATGGATTAATGATATACAACCTTGCCGGTGAACCGAAAAAACCTACGGGGGGCATTCGCAACTGGCTTAGAAAAAAAGGCCAGGCACCAGTACTTTTAAGTGAGGTAAAACTACCTTATAACAACGCGGTACTAACCAGTTACCTGATCAGTCAGGGTTACCTGCAATCCAATGTGGCAGGAGATACAGTTATAAAAGGAAAAAAGGGAAAAGCCATATATACAGCCAATACAGGTATCAGGTACAAAATCAATAGTGTTACTTTTCCGAAGGATAGTGGTGGTCTTACCAGGATTGTAAACGAGCACAAAGACAAAACCCTGTTAAAAGCAGGTAACTTTTACGATCTGGACATATTTAAGAACGAACGGGAACGCATTGATAACGACCTGAAAGAACAAGGTTATTTTTATTTTAGCCCGGATTACCTGATTTTACAAGTAGACAGTACCATTGGTAAAAATCTGGTCGACATACGGGTTAAAGTAAAAGATATTGCACCCGATGCAGGTTTAAAGCCCTATACCATTAAAAACATCAATATCTTCCCCAACTATAGTTTAAGAAGAGACAGTGCGTTAAGAAAGTCTGCTCCTGAAATTTATAATGATTTCAGGATTTACGATCCCAGACATACTTTTAAACCTCTCCTGTTTAACCGTCTGGTCTTCTTTAAAAAAGACGAATTGTACAACAGAAAAGACCATAACCAGTCGCTGAACCGAATGGTAAACATTGGTGCTTTCCAGGCCGTAAAAGCAGAATTTGTGCCTATAGACAGCTTCAGAAACGACCAGCTTGATCTGAACATCTACCTTACACCACTAAAGAAAAACTCACTTACCTTCTCGGTTACAGGAACCAGCAAATCTAACAATTTTGTAGGTTCAGAAGTAAAACTTACACAAACCACCAGAAATTTATTCAGGGGGGCAGAACAACTGGATGTTAGTGCCAGTGGTGGTTTTGAAAGCCAGTTTGGCAGTGGTGCTTCACAAGGATTAAACTCCTATTCCTTTACTGCAGAAGGCAAGCTGACCTTTCCAAGATTTATTACACCCTTCAAAGAGATAAACAGTACCAATGCCTATATTCCTAAAACAGTGGCACTGCTCTCATACCAGCTGCTACACAGGGGCTCATTATATAACATCAATTCTTTTAAAGGTCAATATGGCTATAAATGGAACGAGAATAAGTATAAAGAACATGCTTTTAATCCCATCTCTGTTAATTATGTAACTTCTGGCCTGTTAACGTCAGATTCTGCAAAAAAGGATAGTATTTTGAATGTGACACCTGGTCTGATCAACGTTCTGGAAAAACAATTCATCATTGGAAGCACCTATAGCTTTACCTATACCAATCAGTTTGAGGATTACAGAAGGAACACCATGTACCTGAATGCTACACTGGAGACTGGCGGAAATGTCTGGGGTATGTTTGCCGGAAAAAACAAAGAAGGGAATAAAGCCATAGCTGGGATTGCACTGAACCGGTTTGTGCGCATTGAGGCAGACTTCAGAGATTATTTTAAAGTTACCAAAACAGTAACCTGGGCCAACCGGATAGACCTTGGTTACGGTTATGCTTATGGAAATCAAACCACCCTGCCCTTTGTACGCCAGTTTTTTGCCGGCGGGACCAACGATATCAGGGCCTGGGCTGCCCGGTCAATCGGACCAGGAACTTATTATTATAAAAACGATCCGGCGGTGGTCAACTCCAATTACATCGATCAAAGCGGAGACATCAAGGCGCTCATCAGCTCAGAGCTTCGCTTTAAAATGGTGAGCAGATTATATGGGGCGGCCTTTGTTGATGCAGGTAACATCTGGTTGCGGAAAAAGAATCCGGAAGACAAAAGACAGGGTACAGAATTCCAATTAAAAAATGCCCTGAATGAATTTGCTGTAGGTACTGGCGCCGGACTTCGTGTGGATGCTTCCATTTTTGTGATTCGCCTGGATGTGGCCTTCCCCATTCGCAAACCATACAACGAAGAAGGAAAACGCTGGGTACTTAATGAAGTTGATTTCGGCAGTGGTGCCTGGCGCAAAGATAACCTCGTGTACAATATTGGTATAGGGTATCCTTTTTAA
- a CDS encoding class I fructose-bisphosphate aldolase, producing MNLQELKHTAQRLMANDKGLLAMDESLGTCNKRFKALGIPETEEYRRQYRELIVTTPHLEESISGAILFEETLYQKTETGTPFLEILDHKGIITGIKVDQGAVALPGFPAEQVTEGLDGMQNRLATYYKLGLRFAKFRAVINIGRDTPTNTAIRINAVTLARYAALCQEAGIVPVVEPEVLMDGDHTLHQCAEVTRTVLKEVFNELYEQRVQLEGMILKPNMVLPGLSCQDQSHIEDIAAETISCFLQVVPAAVAGIAFLSGGQSATLASARLNMMHQKFGTVIPWPLTFSFSRAIQQPALEKWSGKAENVAAAQQMLAHRAACNSAARRAEYSPSMETNKREP from the coding sequence ATGAATTTACAAGAACTTAAGCATACAGCACAAAGGCTTATGGCCAATGATAAAGGTTTATTGGCTATGGACGAGAGTTTAGGTACCTGCAATAAGCGGTTTAAGGCTCTGGGAATTCCAGAAACAGAGGAATATCGCCGGCAATACCGGGAGTTGATTGTAACTACCCCCCATTTGGAAGAAAGCATTAGCGGCGCTATTCTATTTGAGGAAACGCTTTATCAAAAGACAGAAACTGGCACTCCATTTCTGGAGATTCTGGACCATAAAGGAATTATTACCGGAATAAAAGTAGATCAGGGCGCTGTTGCCTTACCTGGCTTTCCTGCTGAGCAGGTTACCGAAGGCCTTGACGGTATGCAAAACCGTTTGGCCACCTACTATAAACTAGGTCTGCGTTTTGCTAAATTCCGTGCAGTCATTAACATTGGTCGTGATACGCCAACCAATACAGCGATCAGAATAAATGCGGTAACCCTGGCAAGGTATGCCGCGCTTTGTCAGGAAGCCGGAATTGTACCTGTTGTAGAGCCTGAAGTACTGATGGATGGAGACCATACACTCCATCAATGTGCCGAAGTTACACGTACTGTCTTAAAAGAAGTTTTTAACGAACTGTACGAACAAAGGGTGCAGCTGGAAGGAATGATCTTAAAACCCAATATGGTTTTACCAGGACTCAGTTGCCAGGATCAAAGTCATATTGAAGACATTGCTGCTGAAACAATTTCTTGTTTTTTACAGGTAGTTCCGGCCGCAGTTGCTGGTATTGCATTCCTGTCGGGCGGGCAGTCGGCAACTCTCGCTTCAGCCCGTTTAAATATGATGCACCAAAAGTTCGGCACGGTAATACCTTGGCCTTTAACCTTTTCTTTTTCAAGGGCGATTCAACAACCTGCTTTAGAAAAATGGAGCGGTAAAGCAGAAAATGTAGCAGCGGCCCAGCAAATGCTGGCACATCGTGCGGCCTGTAATAGTGCGGCACGAAGAGCTGAATATAGTCCGTCTATGGAAACCAATAAACGGGAGCCATAA
- a CDS encoding DNA topoisomerase IV subunit B, translating into MAEPNYNEDSIRSLDWKEHIRLRPGMYIGKLGDGSAQDDGIYVLLKEIVDNSIDEFVMGSGRTIEITVSDQKVNVRDYGRGIPLGKVIDCVSKINTGGKYDSKAFQKSVGLNGVGTKAVNALSTNFVVQSYRDNKTKKVEFSKGEIVLDNAIIDTTQRNGTAITFYPDETIFRNYHYIPDFVESMIWNYVFLNAGLTINFNGQKYFSERGLYDLLHKHADVESVRYPIIHLVGSDIEIAMTHGQQYGEDYHSFVNGQHTTQGGTHQAAFREAVVKTIREFYKKEYDASDIRSSIIAAISVRVQEPVFESQTKTKLGSQNMGPDGPSVRTFINDFVKKELDDYLHKHSDVADALLKRILQSERERKDIAGIKKLANDRAKKASLHNKKLRDCKIHFNSTHDKRYETTLFITEGDSASGSITKSRDVDCQAVFSLKGKPLNCYELTKKVVYENEEFNLLQHALNIEDGLDGLHYNNIVIATDADVDGMHIRLLMMTFFLQFFPDLVRAGHVYILQTPLFRVRNKKETIYCYSDDERKKAIEKLGNKPEITRFKGLGEISPDEFGLFIGKDIRLDPVILKDQTIKNLLEYYMGKNTPDRQQHIIRNLRIEKDEVSEDEIKAEPVVDDEAENNLDVA; encoded by the coding sequence ATGGCAGAACCGAATTATAATGAAGATAGTATACGCTCTCTTGACTGGAAAGAACACATCAGGTTACGCCCCGGTATGTATATTGGAAAGCTGGGCGATGGCTCGGCCCAGGATGATGGGATCTATGTGTTACTTAAAGAGATTGTAGACAACTCTATTGACGAGTTTGTGATGGGCTCTGGCCGTACCATTGAGATCACGGTTTCCGACCAGAAAGTAAATGTAAGGGATTATGGCCGTGGCATTCCATTGGGGAAGGTAATTGATTGCGTATCTAAAATTAATACCGGTGGTAAATATGACAGCAAGGCTTTCCAAAAATCTGTAGGGCTGAATGGGGTGGGTACTAAAGCCGTAAATGCCTTATCTACCAATTTTGTTGTACAGTCTTACCGCGACAATAAAACAAAGAAAGTTGAGTTCTCCAAGGGTGAAATTGTACTCGATAATGCCATCATAGATACCACCCAGCGTAATGGCACCGCTATTACTTTTTACCCTGATGAAACCATTTTCAGAAACTACCATTATATCCCTGATTTTGTAGAAAGCATGATCTGGAATTATGTATTCCTGAATGCGGGCCTGACCATCAACTTTAACGGACAAAAATATTTTTCAGAAAGAGGACTGTATGACCTGCTGCATAAACATGCAGATGTAGAAAGTGTGCGTTATCCGATCATTCACCTGGTAGGGAGTGATATTGAGATTGCTATGACACATGGACAGCAATATGGTGAAGACTATCATTCTTTTGTGAATGGCCAGCATACCACCCAGGGTGGTACACATCAGGCCGCCTTCAGGGAGGCTGTGGTAAAAACGATCCGGGAGTTTTATAAAAAGGAATATGATGCTTCCGATATCAGGTCTTCTATCATTGCAGCGATATCAGTGCGTGTACAGGAACCCGTTTTTGAATCTCAGACCAAAACAAAGCTGGGTTCTCAAAATATGGGGCCAGATGGGCCATCTGTAAGGACATTCATCAATGATTTTGTGAAAAAGGAATTGGATGATTATTTACACAAACATTCCGATGTTGCGGATGCCCTGTTAAAAAGGATTTTGCAATCGGAACGTGAGCGTAAAGATATTGCCGGAATTAAGAAACTAGCCAACGACCGGGCCAAAAAAGCATCGTTACATAACAAGAAACTGAGGGATTGTAAAATTCATTTTAACAGTACACATGATAAAAGGTACGAGACTACTTTATTTATTACCGAGGGTGACTCCGCATCGGGATCCATTACCAAATCGAGGGACGTTGACTGCCAGGCCGTTTTCAGTTTAAAAGGAAAACCCCTGAACTGTTATGAACTGACTAAAAAGGTAGTGTACGAAAATGAAGAGTTTAACCTTTTGCAACATGCTTTAAATATTGAAGATGGACTGGATGGCCTGCACTACAATAACATTGTAATTGCGACTGATGCGGATGTGGATGGAATGCACATCAGGTTGTTGATGATGACATTCTTCCTGCAGTTCTTCCCCGACCTGGTCCGTGCCGGGCATGTATATATTCTTCAAACCCCCTTATTCAGGGTACGGAATAAAAAAGAAACGATTTATTGCTATAGCGATGATGAGCGTAAAAAGGCCATTGAAAAGTTGGGCAACAAACCTGAGATCACAAGGTTTAAAGGTTTGGGAGAAATTTCTCCTGATGAGTTTGGATTGTTTATCGGTAAGGACATCAGGCTTGATCCGGTAATTCTTAAGGATCAGACCATTAAAAACCTGTTGGAATATTACATGGGTAAAAACACACCCGACAGACAGCAGCATATCATCAGAAACCTGCGGATAGAAAAAGATGAAGTGAGCGAAGATGAGATAAAAGCAGAACCAGTAGTTGATGATGAGGCAGAAAATAACCTGGATGTGGCTTAA
- a CDS encoding ATP-binding protein, protein MNALKRNVTELIKLHEDYSKIDSCIYILYQAENNSRLYAVTADRDYIKKFSLQIQKVSTYLSELNINVEDNVLTPDIKRLVKQKKQKTESYLKLRKLTDSLVIGFSKLGLVEREVADKIDLPKAKREVKTVTSFDTIKHQPVSGKKFFGRLADAFSGKSKDTSLTIIKTEKNVVLNQDVRSFNKQQLKKIEAYYKRLYANANKLRSDEKAILLLNNKLVIEIISILQTFKNDEIRYIVEGRALLGDELLADIKTLDSITIINVLLLISLFVIILYNIIKLYKNERVLIGLGKRAAQDSHSKSRFLANMSHEIRTPLNSVVGFSEQLSQGILSPEQKDQVDAIRNSSEMLLSLVNEILDFSKYEVGKINLENVPFLPEDEIMEVFNSMNVLAINKNLLLENKVSLEKGICLAGDRLRLKQLIMNLLTNAIKFTASGKVTLKVNLAVHGKKHALLKVQVEDTGIGIAPEDQEFIFDEFAQVYSSTKSRQQGTGLGLAICKKIVELQGGKISVNSVMGKGSVFSFEIPYEITKLNEEKKVKEEEPVTQHKLTGKRILLVDDNKMNVLLAQTVLKKWEMQYDCAYDGKEALELYKKNNYDLILTDIQMPVMGGVELTHEIRYNGDFAKSTIPILGITAHVLQEDRDVYLKAGMNDLVLKPFLEQELIDKITRYV, encoded by the coding sequence ATGAATGCCCTGAAGCGCAATGTCACTGAGCTGATAAAATTGCATGAGGACTATTCAAAAATAGACAGCTGTATTTATATCCTTTACCAGGCGGAAAACAATTCACGTTTGTATGCGGTGACGGCCGACAGGGACTACATCAAGAAATTCTCTTTACAGATACAGAAAGTATCGACTTATTTGAGCGAGCTGAATATCAATGTGGAAGACAATGTGCTGACACCTGATATTAAAAGGCTGGTAAAACAGAAAAAACAAAAGACAGAGAGCTATTTAAAGCTTAGAAAACTTACCGACAGTTTGGTGATCGGCTTTTCGAAGCTTGGTTTGGTGGAAAGGGAGGTAGCTGATAAGATTGATTTGCCCAAAGCAAAGCGGGAGGTTAAAACGGTAACCAGTTTTGATACCATTAAACATCAGCCTGTATCCGGAAAAAAATTTTTTGGCCGGCTTGCCGATGCTTTTTCGGGTAAAAGCAAGGATACCTCACTTACTATTATTAAAACAGAAAAAAATGTAGTTTTAAATCAGGACGTAAGGAGCTTTAATAAGCAGCAGCTTAAAAAGATAGAAGCTTATTACAAACGGTTGTATGCCAATGCAAACAAGCTGCGAAGTGATGAGAAGGCAATTTTATTGCTCAATAATAAACTGGTAATCGAAATCATTTCTATTTTACAGACTTTTAAGAATGACGAAATCAGGTACATTGTTGAAGGGAGAGCGCTGTTGGGTGATGAGCTATTGGCAGATATTAAAACCCTGGATAGCATTACGATCATTAATGTATTGCTGCTGATCAGCCTGTTCGTCATTATCCTTTACAATATTATTAAACTGTATAAAAATGAAAGAGTACTGATTGGTCTGGGCAAAAGGGCTGCCCAGGATTCCCATTCTAAAAGCCGTTTTCTGGCTAATATGAGCCATGAAATACGTACGCCGCTAAATTCGGTGGTGGGTTTTTCTGAACAGTTGAGTCAGGGTATACTCAGTCCGGAACAAAAAGACCAGGTAGATGCCATCCGCAATTCATCAGAAATGCTTTTGTCGCTGGTTAATGAAATCCTTGATTTCTCTAAATATGAAGTAGGAAAAATAAACCTGGAAAATGTTCCGTTCCTTCCTGAAGATGAGATTATGGAGGTTTTTAACAGTATGAACGTATTGGCCATCAATAAAAACCTGTTGTTGGAAAATAAGGTTTCGCTCGAGAAAGGTATTTGTTTAGCAGGCGACCGCCTGCGTTTGAAACAACTGATAATGAATTTGTTAACAAATGCAATCAAATTTACTGCCAGTGGTAAGGTAACTTTAAAAGTTAACCTTGCCGTTCATGGAAAGAAACACGCATTGTTAAAAGTCCAGGTTGAAGATACGGGGATTGGCATAGCGCCTGAAGACCAGGAGTTTATATTTGATGAATTTGCCCAGGTATACTCTTCTACCAAGTCCAGACAACAGGGAACAGGTTTGGGCCTGGCCATTTGCAAGAAGATTGTAGAATTGCAGGGCGGAAAAATTAGTGTGAACAGTGTAATGGGAAAAGGTTCTGTGTTCAGCTTCGAAATCCCTTACGAGATCACTAAATTAAATGAGGAGAAAAAGGTAAAAGAAGAAGAGCCGGTTACCCAGCATAAACTGACAGGAAAACGTATTTTACTGGTGGATGATAATAAAATGAATGTTTTGCTTGCTCAAACTGTATTAAAGAAATGGGAAATGCAATACGACTGTGCATATGATGGTAAGGAAGCGCTGGAATTGTATAAGAAGAACAACTACGACCTGATCCTGACAGATATTCAGATGCCGGTAATGGGAGGGGTGGAACTTACACATGAAATCAGGTATAATGGAGATTTTGCAAAATCAACAATACCTATTCTGGGGATAACAGCCCATGTTTTACAGGAAGACAGGGATGTGTATTTAAAGGCAGGTATGAATGATCTGGTACTGAAACCTTTTCTGGAACAGGAACTGATTGATAAAATTACCCGGTACGTATAG
- a CDS encoding YihY/virulence factor BrkB family protein produces the protein MKFIKKIIHFFKAVAHLFIAAGKGFIDDRVMKLSAALAYYTIFSLTPLIIIIISATSLFLGDNMDPNTKLFGEISELVGADAANQLRSFVNNANYSGKSTFGLIIGITTLVIGASAIFVEIQDSINLIWKVKAVPKEGWKKLLINRLLSFSLIASLGFLLLVSLVVNSIVVGLGHKIASYIQIEQVSELMMLVVTNVLTLLVVTTIFAIIFKVLPDVIIKWKPAIIGALFTAILFSLGKYLIGIYIEVGNPGSAFGAAGSIIVILLWIYYTAIILYFGAEFTQAYAEKYGKGIMPSKYAVHTKIVVVEKKVDVLPAQHPEDTKI, from the coding sequence ATGAAATTTATAAAAAAAATAATCCATTTCTTTAAAGCCGTAGCACACTTATTCATTGCCGCAGGTAAAGGATTCATTGATGACCGGGTGATGAAGCTGAGCGCAGCTTTGGCCTACTACACCATATTCTCATTAACACCTCTGATCATTATCATCATCTCGGCTACAAGCCTGTTTCTGGGTGACAATATGGATCCTAACACCAAATTATTTGGCGAGATCAGCGAACTGGTTGGTGCCGATGCAGCAAATCAGCTGCGCAGCTTTGTAAACAATGCCAACTATTCCGGAAAAAGTACCTTTGGCCTGATCATAGGAATCACTACACTTGTTATTGGTGCTTCTGCTATATTTGTTGAAATCCAGGACAGCATCAATCTGATCTGGAAAGTAAAAGCCGTACCAAAAGAAGGCTGGAAAAAACTACTGATCAACAGGTTACTTTCTTTCTCATTAATCGCATCACTGGGTTTCTTACTATTGGTTTCACTGGTCGTTAATAGCATAGTAGTTGGACTAGGCCATAAAATAGCCTCCTACATACAAATAGAGCAGGTATCGGAACTTATGATGCTGGTGGTAACCAATGTGCTTACCCTTCTTGTGGTGACCACTATTTTTGCTATCATTTTTAAGGTCTTGCCTGATGTAATCATCAAATGGAAACCAGCCATCATTGGTGCGCTGTTTACAGCTATACTGTTCAGCTTAGGGAAATACCTGATTGGAATTTACATTGAAGTGGGCAACCCCGGATCCGCATTCGGGGCGGCGGGTTCTATCATTGTGATTTTATTGTGGATCTATTACACTGCGATCATCCTTTATTTTGGTGCCGAATTTACCCAGGCTTATGCAGAAAAATATGGCAAAGGCATTATGCCAAGCAAATATGCCGTACATACTAAAATAGTGGTTGTTGAGAAAAAAGTAGATGTATTGCCGGCGCAGCATCCTGAAGACACTAAAATATAA
- a CDS encoding HAD family hydrolase — MGTTKIKVLFFDVGGVLLNNGWGHQSRQEAARLFDLNYEEMDVLHDFIFNIYEIGKITLDDYLDTVVFNHPRSFSKEDFKSFMFAQSEELPGFLQWLKDWKRSCGFRIISINNEGRELNNHRIQKFGLHDCFDAFVSSCEVGMRKPDPGIFKLAMGIAQVNPDECIYFDDRIMLAQAAQKLGIRAIHHQDFLSTKKILEAVKSQ; from the coding sequence ATGGGAACCACTAAAATAAAGGTGCTCTTTTTTGATGTTGGCGGTGTATTGCTCAATAATGGCTGGGGCCACCAGTCCCGACAAGAAGCGGCCAGGCTATTTGATCTCAATTATGAAGAAATGGACGTGCTGCACGATTTCATTTTCAATATTTATGAGATCGGTAAAATCACGCTCGATGATTATCTGGATACAGTGGTCTTTAATCACCCCAGGAGCTTCAGTAAAGAAGACTTCAAGTCATTCATGTTTGCACAATCTGAAGAATTACCTGGCTTCCTGCAATGGCTTAAAGACTGGAAGCGAAGCTGTGGCTTCCGGATCATCTCTATCAATAATGAGGGTAGGGAACTCAACAATCACCGCATTCAAAAGTTTGGCCTGCACGATTGTTTTGACGCTTTTGTATCTTCATGTGAAGTGGGGATGCGGAAACCTGACCCCGGGATTTTTAAATTGGCTATGGGTATAGCACAGGTAAATCCTGATGAGTGTATCTATTTCGACGACAGGATCATGTTGGCCCAGGCTGCCCAAAAACTGGGAATCAGGGCCATCCATCACCAGGATTTTTTAAGTACAAAGAAGATATTGGAAGCAGTTAAATCTCAGTAA